The following proteins are encoded in a genomic region of Gimesia algae:
- a CDS encoding SirB1 family protein — protein sequence MDISQIFQFKQDQEFSKLLLHDKQIDLTIAALELARDDQPDLQFEQVQLWIRQRACELSGKVALANDDATLIRYFVDCLAKQHGLAGNTVCYHQPEGSYLNHVIETKQGLPIALSLIYMAVGNELGIEIQGVAAPMQFLVRYESQSGPLFIDPYSRGTIYNEKECIIHLAELGDFSRDVLLRLLKPATHREIISRMLLNLKRIHEEREDFQRAWNVQRRLCALNPLSNAHRKDLAALSFKTKKLGLAADLLTGCLKSCPESEQLDIKLMLQKVHAELAQWN from the coding sequence ATGGACATTTCACAAATATTCCAGTTTAAACAGGATCAGGAATTTTCAAAACTCCTGCTGCATGACAAACAGATCGACCTGACGATTGCCGCGCTGGAACTGGCACGCGATGACCAGCCCGATCTGCAGTTTGAACAGGTGCAACTCTGGATCCGACAAAGAGCCTGCGAACTCTCCGGGAAAGTGGCGCTTGCCAATGACGATGCCACTTTGATCAGATACTTCGTCGACTGCCTGGCCAAGCAGCATGGGCTGGCGGGTAATACGGTCTGTTACCATCAGCCGGAAGGCAGCTATCTGAATCATGTGATCGAAACAAAACAGGGTCTGCCTATTGCGCTCTCTCTGATTTATATGGCGGTTGGCAATGAACTGGGAATTGAGATTCAGGGTGTGGCCGCCCCCATGCAGTTCCTGGTACGCTATGAATCACAATCGGGTCCGTTATTCATTGATCCCTACTCCCGTGGAACAATTTATAACGAAAAAGAATGTATCATCCATCTGGCCGAATTAGGCGACTTTTCCCGCGATGTCCTGCTGCGACTGTTAAAGCCCGCCACGCATCGGGAAATTATTTCGCGCATGCTGCTGAATCTCAAACGGATTCACGAAGAACGCGAAGATTTCCAGAGAGCCTGGAACGTACAGCGTAGACTATGTGCTTTGAATCCGCTTTCCAACGCGCACCGCAAAGATCTGGCGGCTCTCAGTTTTAAAACTAAAAAGCTGGGCCTGGCAGCCGACCTGCTGACAGGATGTCTGAAAAGCTGTCCCGAATCCGAGCAGCTGGATATCAAGCTGATGCTGCAGAAAGTGCACGCCGAACTGGCGCAGTGGAACTGA
- a CDS encoding tetratricopeptide repeat protein, which yields MDEIQAQLKAALAHHQAGELNQAATIYEHILKVNERQWEARYYLGTLQLQRGDLDQSIRTFLQVVQLQPELPDVHNNLGVAYHAAGKWQEAGQSFEQAIRLNPHYERAYFNLGSLFESRAVFSEAVKCYQKAHDLNPGNLETHQKLADALKSAGEWSRAETIYRELLVASPGDFDLSMKLAYVLVLQRQYQEAIMLYESMLKSSPDHYQILVSLSYVYEAIGNIEAAVEAAKRSIQVAPTQPEGYNNLGNALKLQHDLEGASENFRKAISLRPDFAVAEFNLATTRLLQGNLQAGWRGYERRADIAANPQQQYPGQQWQGESLSGKSIYLWCEQGFGDTLLFIRFAIELKKRGAAQVMVLCQTELAELLKSIPEIDQILIAGDPQPECDYQCALLSVPLYLETSLETIPAAVPILKPSSERQQYWANVLSELPGSKVGLNWCGNKSFPKNELRSIPLNSLLPLGEQEGIQLISLQQVNGLEQIAPLQNAWNLWQPGAEYQADTGDFSETAALIQNLDLVITVDTAVAHLAGSLGVPVWILVSRLPEWRWLLERSDSPWYPTARLFRQSELGNWEPVIQVVQSELERMLHSN from the coding sequence ATGGATGAGATTCAGGCACAACTGAAAGCAGCATTAGCCCATCATCAGGCAGGGGAACTGAATCAGGCTGCGACCATTTACGAGCATATCCTCAAAGTGAATGAACGCCAATGGGAGGCCCGCTATTATCTGGGAACATTGCAATTGCAGCGCGGCGACCTGGATCAGAGTATCCGCACTTTTCTCCAGGTGGTTCAGCTGCAGCCGGAACTGCCGGACGTGCATAACAATCTGGGCGTTGCTTATCACGCCGCAGGTAAGTGGCAGGAGGCCGGCCAGTCTTTTGAGCAGGCCATCCGCCTGAATCCCCACTATGAACGTGCGTACTTTAATCTGGGATCGTTATTCGAGAGCCGGGCTGTGTTCAGTGAAGCGGTGAAGTGTTATCAGAAGGCGCATGATTTAAATCCCGGCAATCTGGAAACACATCAGAAACTGGCAGACGCGCTGAAGTCAGCCGGCGAATGGTCGCGGGCGGAAACCATCTATCGGGAACTGCTGGTGGCAAGCCCGGGTGACTTTGATCTGTCAATGAAGCTGGCCTATGTGCTGGTGCTGCAGCGTCAGTATCAGGAAGCGATCATGCTGTATGAGTCCATGTTGAAAAGCAGCCCCGATCACTACCAGATTCTGGTCAGTTTGAGTTATGTGTATGAAGCGATCGGAAACATTGAAGCCGCGGTTGAAGCCGCAAAACGTTCGATTCAGGTCGCCCCGACGCAACCGGAGGGATATAACAACCTGGGGAATGCCTTGAAGCTGCAGCACGATCTGGAGGGAGCCAGCGAGAATTTCAGAAAAGCGATCAGCCTGCGTCCCGATTTCGCGGTGGCAGAATTCAATCTGGCGACAACCCGTCTACTGCAGGGAAATCTGCAAGCCGGCTGGCGTGGTTACGAACGCCGCGCGGATATCGCTGCCAATCCGCAGCAGCAATATCCCGGGCAGCAGTGGCAGGGGGAATCGTTATCGGGGAAATCCATCTACCTGTGGTGCGAACAGGGGTTTGGTGACACGCTGCTGTTTATTCGATTCGCGATCGAACTGAAAAAACGGGGAGCCGCACAGGTAATGGTTCTATGTCAGACAGAACTGGCAGAGTTGCTGAAATCAATTCCGGAAATCGATCAGATCCTGATCGCAGGGGACCCCCAACCGGAATGTGATTATCAGTGTGCCCTGTTGAGCGTGCCCCTGTATCTGGAAACCAGCCTGGAGACGATTCCCGCAGCGGTTCCGATTCTCAAGCCATCCTCAGAGAGACAGCAGTATTGGGCCAACGTGCTTTCGGAACTCCCGGGAAGCAAAGTCGGACTGAACTGGTGTGGTAACAAGAGCTTTCCGAAAAATGAGCTGCGTTCGATTCCGTTAAACTCACTCCTGCCTCTGGGAGAACAGGAGGGCATTCAACTGATCAGCCTGCAGCAGGTCAACGGGCTGGAACAGATCGCGCCACTGCAGAACGCATGGAATCTCTGGCAACCGGGGGCTGAATATCAGGCAGACACAGGCGATTTTTCTGAGACCGCCGCCTTGATTCAAAATCTGGATCTGGTCATTACCGTTGATACCGCGGTAGCCCATCTGGCAGGTTCACTGGGCGTTCCCGTCTGGATTCTGGTTTCGCGTCTTCCCGAGTGGCGCTGGCTGCTGGAACGTAGTGACAGCCCCTGGTATCCGACGGCGCGGTTGTTTCGTCAGTCAGAGCTGGGGAACTGGGAACCTGTGATTCAGGTGGTACAGTCCGAACTGGAGCGGATGCTGCACTCGAACTAA
- a CDS encoding sugar phosphate isomerase/epimerase family protein: MAALVSCLTNSYGRFGPIAAMEHIRDAGLSHLELNIKNHGVPSFFKETPLLTNASTAYDIQRVQDLLAQHEVQLSSCNITSGNPLDPEIVSITKQKLDLASQLGVSLVVGGAGELEEESQRETLYQHLREIGDYAAEIGITYCFETHPGICVNAAGMLRTMQDLDHSHLKLNFDTGNINYYNKHENVLESLHEVVEHVRHVHLKDSFCKYKDWNFTTLGEAGGIDFLQVRFILEDHNFEGPYSLEIEGIAGEPDPSLEEHHNRVKQSVIYLQECGFFD; encoded by the coding sequence ATGGCCGCTCTCGTTTCCTGCCTGACAAACTCTTACGGTCGCTTTGGACCCATCGCCGCGATGGAACACATCCGCGACGCCGGTCTCTCGCATCTCGAACTGAACATAAAAAATCACGGCGTCCCTTCCTTCTTTAAGGAAACGCCTTTGCTGACGAACGCGTCGACTGCATACGACATTCAGCGCGTGCAGGATCTCCTGGCTCAGCATGAGGTACAACTTTCCAGCTGCAACATCACCAGCGGCAACCCTCTCGACCCGGAAATTGTTTCCATCACGAAACAGAAACTCGATCTCGCTTCGCAACTGGGTGTCAGCCTGGTGGTCGGCGGTGCAGGCGAACTGGAAGAAGAATCGCAGCGGGAAACGTTGTACCAGCATCTGCGCGAGATTGGTGATTATGCGGCGGAGATAGGCATCACCTATTGTTTTGAAACACACCCCGGTATCTGCGTGAACGCCGCCGGCATGTTGCGCACAATGCAGGATTTGGATCACTCGCATTTAAAGCTCAACTTTGATACGGGCAATATTAATTACTACAATAAACATGAGAACGTGCTGGAATCGCTACATGAGGTCGTCGAGCACGTCCGACACGTGCACCTCAAAGACTCGTTCTGTAAATACAAAGACTGGAATTTCACAACGCTCGGCGAAGCGGGGGGCATCGACTTCCTGCAGGTCCGCTTTATCCTGGAAGATCACAACTTCGAAGGCCCCTACAGTCTGGAAATCGAAGGCATCGCAGGCGAGCCGGACCCGAGCCTTGAAGAACACCACAACCGGGTCAAACAGAGCGTCATATATTTACAGGAATGCGGGTTCTTTGACTGA
- a CDS encoding DUF1801 domain-containing protein: protein MNPDVDEYLSQARQWQEELVTLSAIVRDTPLTEEWKWRAPCYTFQKKNVALIGAFKDNCVLSFFKGSLLKDDLGILTKPGENTQAARVVRFTSLQEIIELEPVLKAYIEEAIEVEKAGLKVAVKKEEEPIPAEFQTKLDESPALQTAFAALTPGRQRGYLMHFSAAKQSKTRQTRVEKYIPQILDGKGIHDCTCGLSQKLPACDGSHKSIR, encoded by the coding sequence ATGAATCCCGACGTTGATGAATATTTGAGTCAAGCCAGACAGTGGCAGGAAGAACTGGTGACACTGAGCGCCATCGTGCGCGACACGCCACTGACTGAGGAATGGAAGTGGCGTGCGCCCTGTTACACGTTTCAGAAAAAAAACGTCGCTTTAATCGGTGCCTTCAAAGACAACTGCGTGCTGAGCTTTTTCAAAGGCAGCCTGTTAAAAGATGACCTTGGTATTCTTACGAAGCCGGGGGAGAATACACAGGCGGCACGCGTGGTACGGTTCACCAGTCTGCAGGAAATCATTGAGCTGGAACCGGTTCTCAAAGCTTACATTGAGGAAGCCATTGAAGTCGAAAAAGCCGGGTTGAAAGTTGCTGTCAAAAAAGAGGAGGAACCAATACCCGCCGAATTTCAAACGAAACTGGATGAAAGCCCTGCCCTGCAAACCGCGTTTGCAGCCTTAACACCCGGACGACAACGCGGCTACCTGATGCATTTTTCCGCCGCGAAACAATCCAAGACACGGCAAACCAGGGTTGAGAAATACATCCCGCAGATTCTCGATGGTAAAGGCATCCATGACTGCACTTGCGGCCTTTCTCAAAAGCTGCCCGCCTGCGACGGATCGCATAAGTCGATTCGCTGA
- a CDS encoding disulfide bond formation protein B, producing the protein MNKRLGFWIAHFNILAVCMVLLGAFGVQLGEQEVPCPLCMLQRMAMLLCALGSAYIILQARSGALTVSDFAAGYGMSILAAVCGACISTRQILIHIVPPDPGYGDPVLGLHLYTWALVVFLVVLIDSGLNLMFVPELVTDHPIEFNWISKTVLGVLGAVMIANVLSVFCQEGFHWILPDDPVRYELFYDLGLFKSP; encoded by the coding sequence ATGAACAAGCGCCTTGGTTTCTGGATTGCTCATTTTAATATTCTTGCCGTGTGTATGGTCCTGCTGGGCGCTTTTGGTGTTCAGTTGGGAGAACAGGAAGTTCCCTGTCCGCTCTGCATGCTGCAGCGAATGGCCATGCTGCTGTGCGCCCTCGGGTCGGCTTATATCATCCTGCAGGCCCGGTCGGGTGCTTTGACTGTGTCTGACTTTGCTGCAGGTTATGGCATGAGTATTCTGGCAGCCGTCTGTGGCGCATGCATTTCGACACGTCAGATCCTGATTCACATTGTTCCCCCCGATCCCGGCTATGGTGATCCTGTGCTGGGCTTGCATTTATACACGTGGGCTTTGGTGGTCTTTCTCGTGGTGCTGATCGACAGCGGGCTGAATCTGATGTTTGTCCCCGAACTGGTAACAGATCACCCGATTGAATTCAACTGGATTTCGAAGACTGTGCTTGGCGTATTGGGAGCAGTCATGATCGCCAATGTACTCAGTGTCTTCTGCCAGGAAGGCTTTCACTGGATTCTGCCTGATGACCCGGTACGCTATGAATTGTTTTACGATCTCGGTCTCTTCAAATCGCCCTGA
- a CDS encoding DUF5993 family protein — protein MRKNAHELPLYGEGIVLDTLILLLILFTFIAMRGRRRWPVYLPFFVSLVATFLLFLSHASDALNLNF, from the coding sequence ATGCGGAAAAATGCTCACGAACTCCCTCTCTATGGTGAAGGAATCGTCTTGGATACTCTGATTCTCCTGCTCATCCTATTCACGTTTATCGCAATGAGGGGACGCAGGCGCTGGCCCGTCTATCTGCCCTTCTTTGTCTCGCTTGTGGCGACTTTTCTCTTGTTTTTGAGTCACGCATCGGATGCGTTGAACCTCAACTTCTGA
- a CDS encoding DoxX-like family protein yields the protein MGIYVEIRIQGSLEELWEKTQNPELHERWDARFTSITYLPRAEESEPQRFEYATRLGFGLGIKGAGETVGSRDETTGRRTSSLRFWSDDAKSLIREGAGYWQYTPLEDGVRFVTGYDYQTRFGWLGKTFDRFVFRPLMSWATAWSFDRLRLWIEKGIDPAVSMQRTLIHGLARFTVAFVWLYQGLVPKLIARHADELAMLADAGITASVAPALLLIAGIAEVVLGAAVLICFHRRWPLLLTALLMLLATIGVAIHSPQYLSAAFNPVSLNLLLAVVALLGLIVMHDLPSARHCLRKKPEAG from the coding sequence ATGGGCATCTATGTAGAAATACGAATTCAAGGTTCGCTGGAAGAGTTGTGGGAGAAAACCCAGAACCCGGAATTGCATGAACGCTGGGACGCGCGGTTCACTTCGATCACGTATCTTCCCCGCGCCGAGGAATCAGAACCGCAGCGCTTCGAATATGCAACGCGACTGGGCTTTGGCCTTGGTATTAAAGGGGCAGGCGAGACAGTCGGCAGTCGCGACGAAACCACAGGCCGACGCACCTCGTCACTGCGTTTCTGGTCAGACGATGCCAAGTCCCTGATTCGGGAAGGAGCCGGTTACTGGCAGTACACCCCGCTGGAGGACGGCGTACGCTTTGTCACAGGCTACGATTACCAGACGCGGTTCGGCTGGTTAGGCAAAACCTTCGATCGTTTCGTCTTTCGTCCGCTGATGAGTTGGGCGACCGCCTGGAGTTTCGACCGACTGCGTTTATGGATCGAGAAAGGCATTGACCCGGCGGTATCAATGCAGCGAACCCTCATTCACGGCCTGGCGCGATTCACGGTGGCATTCGTCTGGCTCTACCAGGGCCTCGTCCCCAAACTGATCGCGCGACATGCAGACGAACTGGCGATGCTGGCGGACGCGGGAATCACCGCATCCGTTGCCCCCGCGCTACTGCTCATCGCGGGGATCGCGGAAGTAGTACTGGGAGCGGCTGTGCTGATCTGCTTTCATCGACGCTGGCCACTGCTGTTGACCGCGCTGCTGATGCTGCTGGCCACAATCGGGGTGGCAATCCATTCGCCTCAATACCTGTCAGCGGCATTTAATCCGGTCAGTCTGAACCTGCTGCTGGCGGTCGTCGCATTGCTGGGACTGATCGTCATGCATGATCTACCCTCCGCACGGCATTGTCTCAGAAAAAAACCGGAGGCTGGCTGA
- a CDS encoding DUF4166 domain-containing protein: protein MSSIYQRVLGSDFKKLHPKIQERFGFSSQDGIASIGTGIMDELWRGRFYTVPFLYVGTWRRIMFPEHGNNIPFTIENYAYQDQFGRETVTWVRTFEGRKQRRFDAYMIFSEQRNRIVDYLGSHQHLAVDLDMSVDERGGMRIRSGAQRFYEGPLGFSFPLFFSGIADVCEWYDDDDEKYRIQVEVTNRTWGRLFGYRGSFDVVWRKTEETGIPYYIKPLREERRE from the coding sequence ATGTCATCGATCTACCAGCGGGTACTCGGCTCAGATTTTAAGAAATTACACCCGAAGATCCAGGAGCGATTTGGCTTCAGCAGTCAAGACGGGATCGCCTCGATCGGCACCGGAATTATGGATGAACTGTGGCGCGGCCGATTCTACACGGTCCCTTTCCTGTATGTGGGAACGTGGCGACGCATCATGTTCCCCGAACATGGCAATAACATTCCGTTCACCATCGAAAACTATGCCTACCAGGACCAGTTCGGGCGTGAAACGGTCACCTGGGTGCGGACCTTCGAAGGTCGCAAACAGCGGCGTTTCGATGCCTATATGATTTTTAGCGAACAGCGAAACCGCATAGTCGATTACCTGGGATCCCATCAGCATCTCGCCGTCGACTTGGACATGTCGGTGGATGAACGGGGCGGCATGCGGATCCGGTCAGGGGCACAGCGATTCTATGAAGGACCACTTGGCTTCTCGTTTCCCTTATTTTTCTCGGGGATTGCCGATGTCTGCGAGTGGTATGACGACGACGACGAAAAGTATCGCATCCAGGTCGAAGTCACGAACCGCACCTGGGGCCGCCTGTTTGGCTATCGGGGCTCATTTGATGTTGTCTGGAGAAAGACCGAGGAAACAGGCATTCCGTATTACATCAAACCGCTACGGGAAGAACGGCGCGAATAG
- a CDS encoding zinc ribbon domain-containing protein YjdM, with protein MSDLPNCPECDSEFTYEDRDLLVCPTCGHEWNPQDTAAGAATGPVVRDANGNELTNGDTITVIKDLKVKGSSTVVKVGTKVKNIRLVEGDHDIDCKIPGIGAMQLKSEFVKKA; from the coding sequence ATGAGCGATTTACCGAACTGCCCGGAATGTGATTCGGAATTTACCTATGAAGACCGGGATTTACTGGTTTGCCCCACATGTGGACACGAATGGAATCCCCAAGACACTGCTGCGGGTGCAGCGACCGGTCCCGTCGTCAGAGACGCCAATGGCAACGAACTGACCAATGGCGATACGATCACAGTGATCAAAGACCTGAAAGTGAAAGGCTCCTCTACCGTCGTGAAGGTCGGCACAAAAGTCAAAAACATCCGCCTGGTAGAAGGCGATCACGACATCGACTGTAAAATCCCCGGCATCGGCGCCATGCAGTTGAAATCAGAATTTGTCAAAAAAGCATGA
- a CDS encoding trimeric intracellular cation channel family protein produces MSVDTLQYLLGMAGTVAFAVTGVLAVTPRGIDFFGACVLGLITAIGGGTIRDLILGVPVFWAADLNYIWVALGASFVAFLTERLLTRREIHRTMLYLDALGVSMFAIQAAQKVMWLDFGMPIAPILLGVLTAIGGGLLRDVLAGQPTLLKRRELYAIPVTCGCILYVTLLTWFPAYAVLTGVVCSLLILCLRSSAIYWDLHVPLWLTTQSRHTDSTQSKK; encoded by the coding sequence ATGAGTGTAGACACCTTACAATATCTGCTGGGGATGGCGGGAACAGTCGCTTTTGCAGTGACGGGTGTGCTGGCGGTGACGCCACGGGGTATCGACTTTTTTGGGGCCTGTGTGCTGGGTCTGATCACCGCCATTGGTGGCGGCACGATCCGCGACTTAATTTTAGGAGTACCGGTCTTCTGGGCAGCGGACCTGAACTATATCTGGGTCGCTTTGGGTGCCAGTTTCGTCGCCTTTCTTACCGAGCGTTTACTGACCCGCAGGGAAATTCATCGGACCATGCTCTACCTTGATGCACTGGGCGTCTCCATGTTTGCGATCCAGGCGGCACAGAAAGTGATGTGGCTCGACTTCGGCATGCCCATTGCGCCGATCCTGCTGGGAGTGTTGACTGCGATTGGTGGTGGACTGCTGCGCGATGTACTCGCGGGACAACCGACGCTCCTCAAACGCCGTGAACTCTATGCGATTCCCGTGACCTGTGGCTGTATTCTGTATGTCACCCTGCTGACCTGGTTCCCGGCATACGCGGTCCTGACTGGTGTGGTCTGCTCCCTGCTGATACTCTGTCTGCGCAGTTCAGCCATCTACTGGGACCTGCACGTCCCCCTCTGGTTAACCACCCAGTCCAGGCACACTGATTCGACGCAATCGAAAAAGTAA